In Selenomonas sp. TAMA-11512, a genomic segment contains:
- the rpoZ gene encoding DNA-directed RNA polymerase subunit omega, with protein sequence MDMVNPSINTLLTKVDSRYTLVVLAAKRAREILDGAEPKVREISTKDVTNALEEIAEGNIRFERKATGIK encoded by the coding sequence ATGGATATGGTCAACCCCTCAATCAACACCCTGCTCACAAAGGTAGACAGCCGATATACGCTCGTCGTCCTCGCCGCGAAGCGCGCGCGTGAGATCCTCGACGGCGCCGAGCCGAAGGTCAGGGAAATATCTACAAAGGATGTCACAAACGCCCTGGAAGAAATTGCCGAGGGCAATATCCGCTTTGAGCGGAAAGCGACGGGGATTAAGTAA
- the coaBC gene encoding bifunctional phosphopantothenoylcysteine decarboxylase/phosphopantothenate--cysteine ligase CoaBC: protein MRMLHGKKVVLGVTGGIAAYKAVELAGRLKKQGAEVHVILTEGAKNFVTELTFREITGQPVTSTMWGEVANFQVEHIALARLADFVIVAPATANFIAKAAHGMADDMLTTTLLATRAPVYFAPAMNTAMYENPITQENIERLIQQGWRMIEPETGMLACGTIGAGRLPEPEDIVQALIETEGVQETLAGKRFLVTAGGTLEAVDPVRFLGNRSSGKMGYAIAEEAARRGAFVTLVFGATVALPAPDSPLVTTVRVESAQDMREAVLKASEGADVIIKAAAVADYRVKEIAADKIKKNDEVLTLELVKNPDILKELGEKKRAGQILVGFAAETQNLLDYASDKLRKKNLDLLVANDVSRKDAGFASDYNEVKLLYADGRIEDISLQPKSKIARILLDRIEDLCAAAPVPF from the coding sequence ATACGCATGCTGCATGGAAAAAAAGTCGTCTTGGGCGTCACGGGAGGCATTGCCGCCTACAAGGCGGTCGAGCTTGCCGGCCGCCTTAAAAAGCAGGGCGCGGAAGTGCACGTCATTCTGACAGAAGGGGCGAAGAACTTCGTCACCGAGCTGACCTTCCGCGAGATCACGGGGCAGCCCGTCACATCGACCATGTGGGGCGAAGTGGCGAATTTTCAGGTAGAGCATATCGCTTTGGCGCGGCTTGCCGATTTTGTCATCGTCGCGCCGGCGACGGCGAACTTCATCGCGAAGGCGGCGCACGGCATGGCGGACGATATGCTGACGACGACGCTTCTGGCGACAAGAGCGCCCGTCTACTTCGCTCCGGCGATGAATACGGCGATGTATGAGAACCCCATCACGCAGGAGAACATCGAACGCCTCATCCAACAGGGCTGGCGCATGATTGAGCCCGAGACGGGCATGCTTGCCTGCGGGACAATCGGCGCGGGACGCCTCCCCGAGCCTGAGGATATTGTGCAGGCGCTTATCGAAACAGAGGGCGTGCAGGAGACCTTGGCGGGCAAGCGATTCCTTGTGACCGCCGGCGGCACCCTTGAAGCCGTCGATCCCGTGCGCTTTCTCGGCAACCGTTCCAGCGGCAAGATGGGCTACGCCATCGCTGAGGAAGCGGCGCGAAGAGGGGCGTTCGTCACGCTCGTGTTCGGCGCGACCGTTGCTCTGCCCGCTCCCGACAGCCCCCTCGTTACGACCGTCCGCGTCGAGTCCGCGCAGGACATGCGCGAGGCGGTCCTCAAGGCGAGTGAGGGCGCCGACGTCATCATCAAGGCGGCTGCCGTCGCCGACTATCGCGTGAAGGAGATCGCCGCCGACAAGATAAAGAAAAACGACGAAGTGCTGACACTCGAGCTCGTCAAGAATCCGGATATCTTAAAAGAACTCGGCGAGAAGAAGAGAGCAGGGCAGATTCTCGTGGGCTTTGCCGCCGAGACGCAAAATTTGCTCGACTACGCGAGTGATAAGCTGCGGAAAAAGAACCTTGATCTGCTCGTCGCCAACGACGTCAGCCGGAAAGATGCGGGCTTTGCGAGCGACTACAACGAAGTGAAGCTCCTGTATGCCGACGGGCGCATCGAAGACATCTCTCTGCAGCCAAAATCAAAAATCGCCCGGATCCTGCTGGATCGTATAGAGGATCTGTGTGCCGCCGCGCCGGTTCCCTTTTGA
- a CDS encoding HD domain-containing phosphohydrolase, protein MKAVSIEDLHPGMTLARTIVNDNMIVVLSENTVLTKPHITRLGFLNVPAVYIKDDYELNATPLVGEPLTRSHAFVAQYSEVVHTAQDIFDTVAKDGEIPAETVKKTEHMIQSDIAPMAKQSGAIDYLYELNHLANDVYNHSLRVSILAGVIAKWLRFDKQKTQEVVMAGFMHDIGKSKFTKRLLEKNIATLKGEDLDAYMRHTTDGHDLLASNKDLADGIKLTALQHHERMDGSGFPFGFTGKDIHEYARIIAVADIYDNITTEREGYVKETPFSAIARITEDMFSKLDPAVCIPFLTNIKAVFLGSTVTLSNGLQGTLISYPGDFAAYPLIRITQDDLIDLNDHKNIKIVEYNPK, encoded by the coding sequence TTGAAAGCCGTATCGATAGAAGATCTGCATCCCGGAATGACACTTGCCCGCACCATTGTCAATGACAATATGATTGTCGTTCTTTCAGAGAACACGGTCCTGACCAAGCCGCACATCACGCGTCTCGGCTTTTTGAATGTCCCTGCCGTCTACATCAAGGACGACTATGAGCTCAATGCCACACCGCTCGTCGGCGAGCCGCTGACACGCAGCCACGCGTTTGTCGCGCAGTATTCGGAAGTCGTGCACACAGCGCAGGACATCTTTGACACGGTCGCCAAGGATGGAGAGATTCCCGCGGAGACGGTGAAGAAGACGGAGCACATGATTCAGTCGGACATCGCCCCCATGGCAAAGCAGAGCGGCGCGATCGACTATCTCTACGAGCTCAATCACCTCGCGAACGATGTCTACAATCACTCGCTTCGCGTCTCCATTCTCGCAGGCGTCATAGCGAAATGGCTTCGCTTTGACAAGCAGAAGACGCAGGAAGTCGTCATGGCGGGCTTCATGCACGACATCGGCAAGTCGAAGTTCACGAAGCGTCTCCTCGAGAAGAATATCGCGACGTTGAAGGGCGAGGATCTCGACGCCTATATGCGGCACACGACGGACGGGCACGATCTCTTAGCTTCGAATAAGGATCTTGCGGACGGCATCAAACTCACGGCGCTGCAGCATCATGAGCGGATGGACGGCTCGGGCTTCCCGTTCGGCTTTACGGGCAAGGATATCCATGAGTACGCGCGCATCATCGCCGTCGCCGATATCTATGACAACATCACGACGGAGCGTGAGGGCTATGTCAAGGAGACGCCGTTCTCGGCGATTGCCAGGATCACGGAGGATATGTTCAGCAAGCTGGACCCGGCTGTCTGCATCCCGTTCCTCACGAATATCAAAGCGGTATTCCTCGGCTCGACGGTCACGCTGTCGAATGGTCTGCAGGGTACGCTCATCTCGTATCCGGGTGATTTTGCCGCCTATCCGCTCATCCGCATCACGCAGGATGATCTCATCGACCTTAATGATCACAAGAACATCAAGATTGTGGAGTACAATCCGAAATAA
- a CDS encoding ribbon-helix-helix protein, CopG family encodes MAEKLIIKPKRPRGADGYKVFSIRIKEETLDAISDLAEETGRTRNELIGMLLDFGLAHSEVRK; translated from the coding sequence ATGGCAGAGAAACTCATCATCAAGCCGAAGCGGCCGCGCGGCGCGGACGGCTATAAGGTGTTCTCCATACGCATAAAGGAGGAGACGCTCGACGCGATTTCCGATCTCGCGGAGGAGACGGGCCGCACGCGAAACGAGCTCATCGGGATGCTCCTGGATTTCGGCTTGGCGCATTCGGAGGTGCGCAAGTAG
- a CDS encoding flagellar hook-basal body complex protein, translating to MMRSLFSGVSGLKSHQTRMDSIGNNIANVNTTGYKSTRVTFADTLYQTSAGASAPKDRIGGTNPKQIGLGVGVSAIDTIFTDSSAQSTGKNTDLALNGNGLFVVKRGDETYYTRDGNFSFDAEGNYVLSGSGLYVQGWMADAAGKIAPSPSTEKITIKAGKGMDADPTKMVNYTNNLRGDSPIYKVLNMAVKYVDGTSETTTNYAPTEKGTISLTTNKNFYVTLDDTATYNFQTGQPITGKTLWTSKVDTVTATGPAANDGSVDLTLAVDPTDPTGPRTVTGLHVPLTVESGTYRYGDKFSFSQTIEDVDATGAGPGMVKLKLTDNNKPTKTGITQVTVPMPTTFSYKVGDTFTGHLKINKIDNIKDKAVVKAKNGQSATGEHFPGLSVASATTAAVCEGVVSDGNVEVVHRKSGYAFNGKEVESVNLQTEDGQSLTGMVGKSYLQNDLFSPPIATVFTVYDTQGRPHKVTVNFTRVPAKDNTWELSIGRGAASDTMTGEDFSETNVALSSTELVFDENGRYKSGEGSLTMTFTSPNGAQDSRVISLNLAALTQYAGGTTIKGDADGYAAGSLASVQIDSSGVITGVYTNSVMRTEAQVAVAQFNNAAGLQRSGNNLYQISNNSGSAAIGTSTDLGCKITPGALEMSNVDIANEFSDMIITQRGFQSNSKIITVGDEMLETVINMKR from the coding sequence ATGATGCGTTCACTTTTCTCCGGGGTATCCGGACTGAAGAGCCATCAGACTCGTATGGACTCCATTGGCAACAACATTGCCAACGTCAATACGACGGGCTACAAGTCAACTCGTGTCACATTCGCCGATACGCTCTATCAGACAAGCGCCGGAGCCTCCGCGCCAAAAGATAGAATTGGCGGCACGAATCCGAAGCAGATCGGTCTCGGTGTAGGCGTATCAGCAATCGATACGATCTTCACGGACTCTTCCGCACAGTCGACAGGCAAGAATACGGATCTTGCATTAAACGGCAACGGTCTGTTCGTCGTAAAACGCGGTGACGAAACGTACTATACGCGCGACGGTAATTTCTCCTTTGATGCGGAGGGCAATTATGTCCTCTCCGGCTCCGGTCTTTATGTTCAGGGATGGATGGCGGATGCAGCCGGAAAGATAGCGCCAAGTCCAAGTACGGAGAAGATTACCATTAAGGCAGGAAAAGGCATGGATGCCGATCCCACGAAGATGGTAAACTATACGAATAATTTACGCGGAGATTCGCCCATCTATAAAGTTTTGAACATGGCGGTCAAATACGTAGACGGAACTTCGGAAACAACGACAAATTACGCTCCGACGGAAAAGGGAACGATTTCCTTGACGACGAACAAGAACTTTTATGTCACATTAGATGATACGGCCACCTACAACTTCCAGACAGGTCAGCCGATCACGGGCAAGACGCTTTGGACATCAAAAGTCGATACCGTAACGGCGACGGGGCCGGCAGCAAATGATGGAAGTGTTGATCTGACTCTTGCGGTTGATCCTACTGACCCGACAGGACCGCGTACGGTTACGGGTCTTCATGTCCCATTAACGGTAGAAAGCGGAACGTATCGCTATGGGGACAAGTTCTCGTTCTCCCAAACGATTGAAGACGTAGATGCTACAGGTGCCGGCCCCGGGATGGTCAAATTGAAGCTTACGGATAATAATAAGCCGACAAAGACAGGCATTACACAGGTCACTGTACCAATGCCGACAACGTTTTCCTATAAGGTCGGCGATACATTCACCGGGCATCTGAAGATCAACAAGATCGATAATATTAAAGACAAGGCTGTCGTCAAAGCGAAGAACGGGCAGTCTGCTACAGGAGAACACTTCCCGGGACTGTCAGTAGCCAGTGCCACGACAGCGGCCGTATGCGAAGGTGTTGTATCGGATGGAAACGTAGAGGTTGTCCATCGAAAGAGCGGTTACGCCTTTAACGGGAAAGAGGTTGAATCGGTTAATCTTCAGACGGAGGATGGACAATCCTTGACAGGTATGGTCGGTAAATCATATCTGCAAAATGATCTCTTCTCTCCCCCGATTGCAACGGTCTTTACCGTATATGATACACAAGGGCGTCCACATAAGGTTACGGTAAACTTCACAAGAGTTCCCGCAAAGGATAATACATGGGAGCTTTCTATCGGCAGAGGCGCAGCTTCTGACACGATGACGGGAGAGGACTTCTCCGAGACAAACGTAGCCCTTTCATCGACAGAACTGGTCTTTGATGAAAACGGCCGTTACAAGAGCGGTGAAGGCTCGCTTACGATGACCTTCACCAGTCCGAACGGTGCACAGGACTCGCGTGTAATCTCCTTAAATCTCGCCGCGCTTACCCAATATGCGGGGGGTACAACCATAAAAGGTGATGCGGACGGCTATGCGGCAGGCTCCCTTGCATCCGTACAGATCGACTCTTCCGGTGTTATCACAGGTGTGTATACCAATAGCGTTATGCGCACGGAAGCACAGGTCGCTGTTGCGCAATTCAATAATGCGGCAGGTCTGCAAAGGTCGGGCAACAACCTCTATCAGATTTCAAACAACTCCGGTTCAGCCGCAATCGGGACATCTACCGATTTGGGATGCAAAATCACACCGGGTGCGCTCGAAATGTCGAATGTCGATATCGCTAATGAGTTCTCGGATATGATTATCACCCAGCGCGGATTCCAGTCGAATTCGAAGATCATCACCGTCGGCGATGAGATGCTCGAGACCGTCATCAACATGAAGAGATAA
- a CDS encoding flagellar hook-basal body complex protein, with amino-acid sequence MMRSLYSAVSGLKSHQTKMDAVGHNIANVNTYGYKTQRVTFADTLYQTSSGAAAPRDNRGGVNAKQIGLGVGVSAVDTIFTDSSKQATGKNTDVALSGNGLFVVKDNSGTYYTRDGSFAFDADGNYVTSGGQFVQGWMADDKGKLSTTGTAGKITVQSGKSMEPTATSTGTYTNNVNSNPQGGPVSSIMVSYTDGTSESVTNYAPVKEEIVLHTAGGVSVPVTTGTHTVGSPVGTVSVGTIQSVTAANAGEVELKVSKATSGYIDMVPPSLTMANETGTFTYPGNFEVTKQIVTVTTDAVAKTVTLTFAAGTDGITSVTIPKPPSGTYAAGDDFKISVPLDSVKAKTGAKVSVRNGTDAPVEYTVGTTPGTVAEAEVGKPAMYDGSSDNITSIERRPARTPMFNGKVPSTVTVSLTDGTTYSANINQSYKTGTNYYPPISTTITVYDTLGNAHSVPILVGMKEKDSTNGNKWVASLATNVLDNGDTTLAMQDVEIQFDLFGKVNAAKTQPGQLTLTYKNGADSSKGTQIVSVDFSSLTQYAGGNTIKSDTNGNAAGTLQSLSIDSAGVISGTYSNGIIKNEAQIAVAQFNNAAGLTRVGGNYYQVSNNSGEANVRSATDLGVTFSPGQLEMSGTDIANEFTEMITTQRGFQSNSKIITVDDEMLETVINMKR; translated from the coding sequence ATGATGCGTTCACTCTATTCCGCTGTCTCGGGGCTTAAGTCGCACCAGACGAAGATGGATGCCGTCGGACACAACATCGCCAACGTCAACACCTACGGCTACAAGACGCAGCGCGTGACGTTCGCCGATACGCTCTATCAGACGAGCTCGGGAGCCGCCGCGCCGAGGGACAATCGAGGCGGCGTCAACGCCAAGCAGATCGGTCTGGGCGTCGGCGTGTCGGCGGTCGACACGATCTTCACGGACTCCTCGAAGCAGGCGACGGGCAAGAACACGGACGTCGCGCTTTCGGGCAACGGACTTTTCGTCGTGAAGGACAATTCGGGCACGTACTACACGCGTGACGGCTCGTTCGCCTTTGACGCGGACGGCAACTACGTCACGAGCGGGGGGCAGTTTGTCCAGGGCTGGATGGCGGATGACAAAGGAAAGCTGTCGACGACGGGGACGGCGGGGAAAATCACCGTGCAGTCGGGCAAATCCATGGAGCCGACGGCAACCTCGACGGGGACGTATACGAATAATGTCAACTCCAACCCGCAGGGCGGACCGGTCAGTTCTATTATGGTTTCATACACGGACGGCACGTCGGAGAGCGTGACGAATTATGCACCGGTAAAGGAGGAGATCGTTCTTCACACAGCAGGGGGGGTCAGTGTTCCTGTTACAACCGGTACGCATACGGTAGGTAGCCCTGTTGGTACTGTTTCGGTTGGAACGATTCAATCCGTAACCGCCGCAAATGCCGGAGAAGTAGAGCTTAAAGTATCAAAGGCAACATCTGGCTATATCGATATGGTTCCGCCATCATTAACTATGGCCAATGAAACGGGTACTTTCACCTATCCGGGAAATTTTGAAGTTACAAAGCAAATTGTAACTGTCACGACTGATGCTGTAGCGAAAACGGTAACACTGACATTTGCTGCCGGTACCGACGGCATAACGAGTGTGACGATACCGAAACCGCCTTCCGGAACGTATGCGGCAGGTGATGACTTTAAGATCAGTGTGCCGCTTGATTCTGTCAAGGCGAAGACAGGTGCTAAGGTCTCGGTTCGGAATGGAACAGATGCACCTGTGGAATACACGGTAGGAACTACACCAGGAACAGTCGCAGAAGCGGAAGTAGGAAAGCCGGCGATGTATGATGGATCCAGTGACAACATCACATCGATCGAGCGTCGGCCTGCGCGTACACCCATGTTTAACGGCAAGGTGCCGTCGACGGTCACGGTCTCGCTGACGGACGGCACCACCTATTCGGCAAATATCAACCAGTCCTATAAGACAGGAACCAACTACTATCCGCCGATATCGACGACCATCACCGTCTATGACACTCTTGGGAATGCGCATTCCGTGCCGATTCTCGTCGGCATGAAGGAGAAGGATTCCACGAACGGCAACAAGTGGGTGGCGTCGCTTGCGACGAATGTCCTTGATAACGGCGACACGACGCTTGCCATGCAAGATGTGGAGATTCAATTCGACTTGTTCGGTAAGGTGAATGCGGCGAAAACACAGCCGGGACAGCTTACGCTGACCTACAAGAACGGCGCGGATTCGAGTAAGGGTACGCAGATCGTCAGCGTCGACTTCTCATCTCTGACCCAGTATGCCGGCGGCAATACGATCAAGAGCGACACAAACGGCAATGCGGCCGGAACGCTGCAGTCCCTGTCGATCGACTCCGCGGGTGTCATCAGCGGTACGTATTCGAACGGCATTATCAAGAACGAAGCGCAGATCGCCGTCGCGCAGTTCAACAACGCGGCCGGTTTGACGCGCGTGGGCGGCAATTACTATCAGGTGTCAAACAACTCCGGCGAGGCGAATGTCCGCTCGGCGACAGACCTCGGCGTTACGTTCAGCCCGGGACAGCTTGAGATGTCGGGCACCGATATCGCCAATGAGTTTACGGAGATGATCACAACGCAGCGTGGATTCCAGTCGAACTCGAAGATCATCACCGTCGACGATGAGATGCTCGAGACCGTCATCAACATGAAGAGATAA
- a CDS encoding universal stress protein: MRERGRFLVPVDGSEASLRAVQMAASLARATGGTIDLLHVSYFDEGTEADPDVPTWLPEILMPAKVSSEDVFRRAERELDGIVFRKHRRTGTPAETIISFAKEAKDSVIVMGGRGLSPVRGFLLGSVSQSVMESFEGTVLIVK; this comes from the coding sequence ATGCGGGAGCGTGGACGTTTTTTAGTGCCGGTCGACGGATCGGAGGCGTCACTTCGTGCCGTGCAGATGGCAGCGAGCCTCGCTCGGGCGACGGGCGGGACAATCGATCTTCTCCATGTCTCTTACTTTGATGAGGGTACGGAGGCGGATCCGGATGTGCCGACGTGGCTCCCCGAGATCCTGATGCCGGCGAAGGTATCGTCGGAAGATGTCTTCCGGCGCGCGGAGCGGGAGCTCGACGGGATTGTCTTTAGGAAGCACAGACGGACGGGAACGCCTGCGGAGACGATCATCTCCTTTGCCAAGGAGGCAAAGGACTCGGTCATCGTCATGGGGGGACGCGGTCTTTCCCCTGTGCGGGGGTTTCTTCTCGGCAGTGTCAGTCAATCGGTGATGGAGTCCTTTGAAGGGACTGTCCTCATCGTGAAGTAA
- a CDS encoding universal stress protein — translation MIKNILVPVDGSEGSDRAITQAIALAGACGAKLNFLYVANINQLAINACLSDAILEAVTKAGNVILDRAMQMVPTGIEKEATSDTGSPAVVILDYAESTATDLIVMGSRGLGIVKGVLLGSVSQYIVEQAKCPVLVVK, via the coding sequence ATGATCAAGAATATTTTGGTGCCGGTCGACGGATCGGAAGGATCGGATCGTGCGATTACGCAGGCAATTGCCCTTGCCGGCGCGTGCGGCGCAAAGCTGAATTTTCTCTATGTGGCAAACATCAACCAGCTCGCCATCAATGCCTGCCTGTCGGATGCCATCCTCGAGGCCGTGACGAAGGCGGGAAATGTCATACTCGATCGCGCGATGCAGATGGTACCTACGGGCATCGAGAAGGAAGCTACCTCGGATACGGGATCGCCGGCGGTTGTGATCCTGGATTACGCGGAGAGTACGGCTACGGATCTCATTGTCATGGGCAGCCGCGGGCTGGGTATCGTCAAGGGTGTACTTCTCGGCAGTGTCAGTCAGTACATCGTAGAGCAGGCAAAGTGCCCTGTGCTCGTCGTGAAATGA
- a CDS encoding diguanylate cyclase — translation MREGALPHLKAKPRERRFAVMESVRPGGVKNRRSLQREALFRFFLQHVDPYAFYYDRERDETVVYRTSEEDEVEEVVEKGFFGHIGLEKHKLNAAAAKDPIAGAFYEAIAEPQAATFFFEQSVADGEEDSWRVDYMSVAEDDGRVAGICGMVSAAFPADADEDAEEVTYSQNPQTKLYESDAFSSLAVQRLSELRTSEKGVLFVVSIDAFREIIEELGQAAYDSYLSMISQVLHADVRVMDILGRLDDQSVGIFITGCISIDIVEKRAQHILDLFLRVQPKDFHPITFSMGIAIRGASGTANHLSFEKMEAQAKEAMMSARNFGPNRYRMYDDL, via the coding sequence ATGAGAGAAGGAGCGCTCCCGCATTTGAAGGCGAAACCGAGGGAAAGACGTTTCGCCGTGATGGAATCGGTTCGACCGGGAGGCGTGAAGAATCGCCGCAGTCTGCAGCGGGAGGCTCTTTTCCGATTTTTCCTGCAGCACGTTGATCCGTACGCGTTCTACTACGACAGGGAACGGGATGAGACGGTTGTCTATCGAACATCTGAGGAGGATGAGGTCGAAGAGGTTGTAGAGAAGGGCTTCTTTGGACATATCGGACTGGAAAAGCACAAACTGAACGCGGCGGCAGCGAAGGATCCGATAGCGGGCGCGTTCTACGAGGCAATCGCAGAGCCGCAGGCGGCGACGTTTTTCTTTGAGCAGTCGGTGGCTGACGGCGAGGAGGACTCCTGGCGCGTTGACTACATGTCGGTCGCGGAAGATGACGGGCGCGTAGCCGGTATCTGCGGTATGGTGAGCGCGGCGTTTCCCGCGGATGCGGATGAAGACGCCGAGGAGGTCACATACAGCCAGAATCCGCAGACGAAGCTGTATGAGTCGGACGCGTTCTCGAGTCTCGCGGTGCAGCGTCTTTCGGAACTGCGCACAAGTGAAAAGGGCGTTCTCTTTGTCGTGAGCATCGATGCGTTCCGGGAGATCATCGAGGAACTGGGACAGGCGGCGTATGACAGCTATCTTTCCATGATTTCGCAGGTGCTTCACGCGGATGTCCGCGTGATGGACATTCTGGGGCGTCTTGATGATCAGAGTGTGGGCATTTTCATCACCGGGTGCATATCAATTGATATTGTTGAAAAGCGCGCACAGCACATACTGGATCTCTTTCTGCGCGTGCAGCCCAAGGATTTTCATCCGATCACGTTCAGCATGGGGATCGCGATCCGCGGGGCGTCGGGTACGGCGAATCATTTGAGCTTTGAGAAGATGGAAGCACAGGCGAAGGAAGCGATGATGTCGGCCCGCAATTTCGGTCCGAACCGATATCGCATGTATGATGATCTGTAA
- the nrdG gene encoding anaerobic ribonucleoside-triphosphate reductase activating protein, with product MHIRISGTVDDSIVDGPGYRYAIFTQGCPHGCPGCHNPQTHDPAGGKDADTDDLLAEVLDNPLLAGVTFSGGDPFLQPRPLTDLAAKIKELSSLDIWCYTGYTLEELQARHDADTDRLLSYVDVLVDGRFIESWRDISLAFRGSRNQRLIDMNATRETGRITLWKES from the coding sequence ATGCATATACGAATTTCCGGCACCGTTGACGACTCCATCGTCGACGGCCCCGGCTATCGATACGCCATCTTCACACAGGGCTGTCCACACGGGTGCCCCGGCTGTCATAATCCCCAGACACATGATCCCGCGGGCGGCAAGGATGCCGATACCGACGACCTCCTCGCCGAAGTCCTGGACAATCCGCTTCTCGCGGGCGTCACCTTCTCCGGCGGAGATCCCTTCCTGCAGCCCCGTCCTCTCACCGATCTCGCGGCGAAGATCAAAGAGCTCTCATCGCTCGATATTTGGTGCTACACAGGCTACACACTCGAAGAGCTGCAGGCACGCCATGACGCCGACACAGACCGACTCCTCTCCTACGTCGACGTGCTCGTCGACGGACGCTTTATCGAGAGCTGGCGCGACATCTCCCTCGCGTTTCGCGGAAGCCGAAACCAGCGTCTCATCGACATGAACGCCACGCGGGAGACCGGCCGCATCACCCTGTGGAAAGAGTCATAA
- the nrdD gene encoding anaerobic ribonucleoside-triphosphate reductase, which produces MKVAGIEVEVNGIPDISSEEISHYIDYIHSTTDEKLSSLTISAADGGKVALDYQLRPQKFERIRRITGYLVGTTDRWNNAKAAEEKDRVKHGLN; this is translated from the coding sequence ATGAAAGTAGCAGGCATTGAAGTAGAAGTAAACGGCATCCCCGACATTTCCTCCGAGGAAATCAGCCATTACATCGACTACATTCATTCCACAACGGATGAAAAACTCTCCTCCCTCACCATCTCCGCGGCCGACGGCGGCAAAGTCGCACTCGACTATCAGCTCCGTCCGCAGAAGTTCGAGCGCATCCGCCGCATCACCGGCTACCTCGTCGGCACGACCGACCGCTGGAACAACGCCAAAGCCGCCGAGGAAAAAGACCGCGTCAAGCACGGCCTCAACTGA